CGCCATGAAGGGATACGCCCTGATCCGGGCCCCCGCGAACGGACGGATCACCCGCAGGCATGTCGAGGTGGGAGACCAGGCGGCACCGGGGAGGCCGCTGCTCGATTTCATCGATTCGTCCCACCTCCAGTTCGAGACCTTTGTCCCCGAATCGAAACTTGCCGCCCTCAGGATCGGACTGAAAGTGGCGGTTATCGTCTCCGCCCTCGGAAACCACAAAATCACGGGCCGGATTGCGGAGATGGAGCCCGCGTCGGACCCGGTCTCCCATTCATCGAAGATCAAGCTGGATCTGAAAGGCGCCCGGAAGGCGCTCCCCGGCATGTACGGAAAGGCCTTCTTCCCGGTGGGAAGCAGACAGGTGGTTCTGGCACCGAAAGAGGCCGTCTTCACGCGTGGCCAGCTCACGGCGGTTTATGTCCTGGACAAAAAGAAGGTACTCCACTTCCGGCTGGTCCGGACGGGCAAGGAGTATAACGGCCGGGTGGAGATCCTGTCGGGGCTTGCAGGCGGGGAACGGGTGGCCGTCTCCGAGATTGCCCGCATCGAAGACGGCATGGAGATCACACAATGACGAAACGTGGAGGGGCCGGACGCCTTGCCGCTGCCTTCATCGAATCCAAACTGACGCCGCTGATCATCCTGGCGGCCCTCCTTCTGGGGGGCATGGCCGTGATGATGACCCCGCGTGAAGAGGAACCCCAGATCATCGTCCCGATGATGGATGTCCTCGTCCGTTTTCCGGGGGCCGGCCCGTCCGAGGTCGAATCCCGGATCACCTCCCCGATGGAACGGAAGCTCTGGGAGATCCCCGGGGTGAAATACCTTTACTCCATGTCCCGGCCGGGTCTCTCCATCGTCACGGTCCGCTTCCGCGTCGGCGAGAACGTGGAAGACTCCCTGGTCAAGCTCTACGACAAACTCGCATCAAATGCCGACCTGATCCCACCGGGGGCCTCCCCACCGCTGGTCAAGCCCAAGTCGATCAACGATGTGCCGATCCTCGCGCTGACCCTCTGGGGGAAAAATTATCACGGCTATGAACTCCGGAGGATCGCAGACGAAACGGCCGTGGAAATCAAAAAGCTTGACGATATCTCCGAGGTGGAGATCCTCGGCGGCCGAAAAAGAACCGCGCGGGTCCTCTTCTCCGCGGAGCGGCTCTCCGCCTACGGTCTCTCCGCCCTCGGCGTGGCGCAACGTCTGGGGGAGGTAAACCGCAACCTGCAGGCCGGGAGTTTCAGCCGGCGGGATCGCTCCGTGAAGGTGGAAATCGGAAGCTTCCTCCGGGATGCCGGGGACCTGGGCGATGTCGTCGTGGGCGTATGGAACCATCGCCCCGTTTATCTTCGGGACGTGGCCGAAATCAAAGACGGTCCCAATGCACCCGACGACTATCTCTTCTTCGGCACAGGTCCGGCGGGAAGGGCGAAGGGGATTGCCGGAGCCTTTGCCGGGAAAAGATTCCCGGCCGTCACCATTGACATCGCCAAGAGGAAGGGGACCAACGCCGTCTCGATCGCCCGGGCGGTCAAGGCGCGGGTGGCTTCACTCCGGGGAAGGGTCATCCCGGACGGAGTCCATGTCACCTGGACCCGGAACTACGGCGCCACAGCCCAGGAGAAATCGAACGAGTTGATGCAACATCTCCTCCTTGCCACGGTTTCGGTAACGATCCTGATCGGTCTCTTTCTCGGGTTCTACGAAGCCCTGGTGGTGGCCGTAGCCGTCCCGGTGACCCTGGCGATGACCCTCTTCATCAGCATGCTTTTAGGCTACACCTTAAACCGGGTCACCCTCTTCGCCCTGATCTTCGCGATCGGGATCCTGGTGGATGACGCGATCGTGGTGGTGGAAAACATCCACCGCCACTACAAGCTGAAGAAGGAAGATCCGCTGCAGGCGTCGATCACGGCGACCGACGAGGTCGGGAACCCCACGATCCTTGCAACACTGACGGTTATCGCGGCACTGCTCCCCATGGTCTTCATCTCCGGCCTCATGGGTCCCTACATGGAACCGATCCCGATCAACTCCTCGGTCGCCATGGTCACCTCCCTGCTGATCGCCTTCATCGTCACGCCCTGGCTGACCTATCACATGACCGGCAAACGAAAAAACCTCAATGCAGAAAAGACCTTTGAACTCAAGGAGACCCGGCTTTACAAGCTCTATCACGCCATTCTCTGTCCCTTGGTCCGGAATCCGTGGAGACGGTGGTTCTTCCTGACCGGGGTCACCCTGCTCCTCTTTGCTTCCATGTTTCTGGTTTACGCCCACAGGGTCCGGGTGAAGATGCTCCCGTTCGACAATAAGAGCGAATTCCAGGTGATCATCGACATGCCGGAGGGGACCACCCTCGAGACCACCTCCGCCCTCTGCATGGAGATCGGCGATTATCTCGCCACAGTGCCCGAGGTCACCGACTACGAAATCTATACCGGGACCCATGCCCCGATCAATTTCAACGGCCTGGTTCGCCACTATTTTCTTCGTCGGGGTCCCAACGTGGCCGGGATCCAGGTGAACCTGCTCAACAAACATGATCGGAAGGCCCAGTCCCACGATATTGCCGTCCGGGTCCGTCCGAAGATCCAGCGGATCGCGAAACGGTACAATGCCCGGGTCAAGATCGCAGAGGTCCCGCCGGGGCCGCCGGTCCTCTCCTCGCTCGTAGCGGAGGTCTACGGTCCCGATCCCGCGGCACAACGCAGGCTTGGCAGGGAGATCCGGAACATCTTCGATTCGACACCGAACGTGGTGGACGTGGACTGGTACGAGGAGGATCCGCAACCGGAGGACCGGTTCGTCATCGACCGCGAAAAGGCCTCCCTTCTCGGGGTCTCTCCCAACGCCGTCACAAAGAGCCTGCGTCTCGCCCTGGCCGGGATGGACGTCGGGCTCCTTCATCTCCCCAGGGAGCGGGAAGCGGTCCCCATACGGCTCCGGTTCGACCGGAAGGAGCGATCCTCGGTTGAAGACCTGACCGCCGTCAAGGTCATGAACCGCCGGGGGAAGCTGATTCCGCTGTCCGAGCTGGTGCAGGTGCGGCGGGGATTCACGGAACCGACCATATTTCACAAGAACCAGAAACGTGTCGTCTATGTCACCGGCGATATGGCGGGAAGCGAGGAGAGCCCCGTTTACGGCATTCTCGATATGCGGCACAAGGTTGAGGCGCTTGCAACGCCCGACGGAATCCCGATTGCAGAACACTATGCGGCGGAACCTTTGACCTCGGATCACTATTCCGTGAAGTGGGACGGGGAGTGGCAGATCACCTACGAGGTCTTCCGGGACATGGGAATCGCCTTCGCCGCGGTCCTGGTTCTGATCTACATCCTGATCGTCGGCTGGTTTCGCTCCTTCGTCGTCCCCCTCATCATCATGGCGCCGATCCCCCTGACCCTGATCGGGATCCTGCCGGGACACTGGATCACCGGCTCCTTCTTCACCGCAACCTCCATGATCGGTTTCATCGCACTGGCCGGCATCATCGTCCGGAACTCAATCCTGCTCGTTGATTTCATCCAGATGAGAAAAGAAGAGGGAGCCAGCCTGACCGACGCAGTCCTCGAAGCCGGCGCCGTCCGCTTCCGTCCCATCCTCCTGACCGCCCTCGCCCTGATCGTCGGCGCCTTGGTCATCCTCCTCGATCCCATCTTCCAGGGGCTGGCCATCTCCCTGATCTTCGGGATCTTTGTCTCGACGGTCTTGACCCTGATCGTCATCCCGCTTCTCTATTATATGGTCATGAAGAACAAAGACGATGAGGGATGCAACCTCTGAAAGAAGGGACAGGCTGTTTTTCCGAGGTGCCGAACACCTGTCTGATGATCAGAGTTCCGCGCCGGAGGCAACGGACGCAGCGGTCTGACGTTTTGCAATCCAGTCTTTTCCCCGCTGACGAAGGCCATCCACCAGACTATAGAAGATCGGCACATAGATGAGGGTCAGGAAGGTCGCCACAAAGAGTCCCCCGATGGCGACGACCGCGAGCGGGGAGAGCCTCTCGAGGCCGAGCGCACGCTCGGCGGCGATCGGGAGCATACCGACGATAGTTCCGGTGGCGGTCATGAGGATCGGCCGGGTCCGGACCCGAACGGCCTGTTCGATGGCGTCCCGGGTCTCCGCACCTTCGGCCCGGGCTTTCTCGATGAAGTCGATCAGCAGGATCGAATTGTTCACGACAACCCCGGCCAGAAGGATCATTCCCATGTTCGCCGGCATGCAGGCGTGCCGCCCGGTGACGAGAAGCCCCCAGACCCCGCCGATCATGGCAAGCGGGATGGCGGTCATGATGATGACCGGGGTCGTCCAGGAGCGGAAGGTCGGCACCAGTGTAAAGAAGAGCAGAATAACCGCAAGGATGAGGGCACGTTTCAGCCGGACCCCGGCTTCGGTCATGTTCTTGATCTCCCCTTCATGGCTGATACTGTATCCCGGCGGGAGGGGAAGGCCGGAAAGGACTTTGACGACCCGTTCCTGAAGGTGTGAGATGGAGGTGGTTCCCCGGTAACCATAGATATCGACGGTCGGCTCGAGATCCTGACGGGTGAACCGGGTCCGGGTCCATCTCTTCTTCACGGTTGCGAGTTCGGAAAGGGGCACCGGTCCCAGCGGGGTGGCGATCTGGACGGCCTTGAGGGCGGAAAGGCTGTTTCTTGCCCCCTCGGGATAACGAACACGTATCAGGTAGCCGTCTTCCCCCGGGACCCGCAGCACCGAAGCGGGCCCGCCTTTGAGGGCGTCCGTGAGCTGGCGGCTGATTTCCACGGGGCCCACGCCGTAGCGGCTCGATTTTTCCACATCGATGGTGAGAAGGAGCTGCCGCTTGTCTCGGGTCCAGGAACGTGTGACCGTGGTGAGTCCCCGGA
This Deltaproteobacteria bacterium DNA region includes the following protein-coding sequences:
- a CDS encoding efflux RND transporter periplasmic adaptor subunit encodes the protein MKKTRFILIPTLVIILSFFGCREKAAQETGTVHPEMIRGVKTAVARLGKIDITYTAPGTVRAAIQSTLTSKVMGNVTRIRVREGDRVKKGEILLRIESKEISARIAQAKGALEAAKAALRNAEANYGRTSRLYSRGSATRFELDGATLQRDAARGRLKQAAGAVREALAMKGYALIRAPANGRITRRHVEVGDQAAPGRPLLDFIDSSHLQFETFVPESKLAALRIGLKVAVIVSALGNHKITGRIAEMEPASDPVSHSSKIKLDLKGARKALPGMYGKAFFPVGSRQVVLAPKEAVFTRGQLTAVYVLDKKKVLHFRLVRTGKEYNGRVEILSGLAGGERVAVSEIARIEDGMEITQ
- a CDS encoding efflux RND transporter permease subunit → MTKRGGAGRLAAAFIESKLTPLIILAALLLGGMAVMMTPREEEPQIIVPMMDVLVRFPGAGPSEVESRITSPMERKLWEIPGVKYLYSMSRPGLSIVTVRFRVGENVEDSLVKLYDKLASNADLIPPGASPPLVKPKSINDVPILALTLWGKNYHGYELRRIADETAVEIKKLDDISEVEILGGRKRTARVLFSAERLSAYGLSALGVAQRLGEVNRNLQAGSFSRRDRSVKVEIGSFLRDAGDLGDVVVGVWNHRPVYLRDVAEIKDGPNAPDDYLFFGTGPAGRAKGIAGAFAGKRFPAVTIDIAKRKGTNAVSIARAVKARVASLRGRVIPDGVHVTWTRNYGATAQEKSNELMQHLLLATVSVTILIGLFLGFYEALVVAVAVPVTLAMTLFISMLLGYTLNRVTLFALIFAIGILVDDAIVVVENIHRHYKLKKEDPLQASITATDEVGNPTILATLTVIAALLPMVFISGLMGPYMEPIPINSSVAMVTSLLIAFIVTPWLTYHMTGKRKNLNAEKTFELKETRLYKLYHAILCPLVRNPWRRWFFLTGVTLLLFASMFLVYAHRVRVKMLPFDNKSEFQVIIDMPEGTTLETTSALCMEIGDYLATVPEVTDYEIYTGTHAPINFNGLVRHYFLRRGPNVAGIQVNLLNKHDRKAQSHDIAVRVRPKIQRIAKRYNARVKIAEVPPGPPVLSSLVAEVYGPDPAAQRRLGREIRNIFDSTPNVVDVDWYEEDPQPEDRFVIDREKASLLGVSPNAVTKSLRLALAGMDVGLLHLPREREAVPIRLRFDRKERSSVEDLTAVKVMNRRGKLIPLSELVQVRRGFTEPTIFHKNQKRVVYVTGDMAGSEESPVYGILDMRHKVEALATPDGIPIAEHYAAEPLTSDHYSVKWDGEWQITYEVFRDMGIAFAAVLVLIYILIVGWFRSFVVPLIIMAPIPLTLIGILPGHWITGSFFTATSMIGFIALAGIIVRNSILLVDFIQMRKEEGASLTDAVLEAGAVRFRPILLTALALIVGALVILLDPIFQGLAISLIFGIFVSTVLTLIVIPLLYYMVMKNKDDEGCNL